The Brassica oleracea var. oleracea cultivar TO1000 chromosome C7, BOL, whole genome shotgun sequence sequence TTTCGTAGACGACGACTTCGATGTCGCTGTTGACTTATACTCTAAAGCCATTGACTTGGATCCCAGTTGCGCTGACTTCTTCGCTGATCGTGCTCAGGCTTACATCAAACTCCAAAACTTCACCGGTAACTTCTTAGTTCTCTAATAAAGAACGTAAAGGAGAGAACTTTGTCTTTTTTGGGGTTAATGGGTTCTTGTAATAAAAAAAAAACGATGCTTTTGTTAGAGGAGAACATAAAGTAGAGAACTTTGTCTTTCTGGGGTTAATTGGTTTTCATGTCTTTAGGTTTCTTAGTTTGGTTCGTTCTATGTACAGTTAGAAGGAAGTTTGGTTTTGTCTGATTCTGTGTGAATTAAAGGTTTAGTTTTGGTGGTAGTGTCACAGCTCTTCTTCTAGTGAAGAGACTTTGTATCAGTTTTGATGCAAATATGTTTTCTGATTCATTGGTTCTGACTCTGACTTGTGTTCTTGATGAGCAGAAGCTGTGGCAGATGCGAAGAAAGCTATTGAGTTGGATCCATCATTGACCAAAGCTTACTTGAGAAAAGGGTATGTCTTTGCTATTTCATCTTTCTGTATTGTTGTTGTTGTTGTCTTGTGTTATATAGGTTTCTAGTCGATATCTGAATCCTTTATGTGACTGTAGAACTGCCTGTATGAAGCTTGAAGAGTATCGAACTGCCAAAACAGCTCTTGAAAAAGGTGCCTCCATTGCACCAAGCGAATCCAAATTCAAGAAGTTGATAGATGAATGCAATCTTCGAATTGCAGGTATGTATAGTTTGTTGCTTGTTGTTGTCTGATTGGTTATGTTTACGAGGCATGACTGATTGTATTTTTGCAATGATTAGAAGAAGAGAAAGATTTGGTTCAACCGCCGGTAAAAGTTGATCAGACCCCTGTGCCTGCAGAACCAGCCAAACCAAAGTTCAGGTAGTTTCATTGTTTAAAACTATAATGCTACTCTTTCAACGTTTTAAGAACTGTTAAATAATCTCTTGCTCTTGAGTTCTCAACAGACATGAGTACTACCAAAAGCCAGAAGAAGTTGTGGTGACCGTTTTTGCAAAAGGGATACCGAAGCAGAATGTTAATATAGACTTTGGTGAACAGATTGTAAGCATACTGCATCCTAACAACACACCTCCATGATAAACGCTTTGTGTTAAATTGTTCTGTGGTTTTTGCAGCTGAGTGTTGTGATTGATGTTCCTGGAGAGGAAGCGTATCATCTCCAACCGAGACTGTTCGGAAAGGTAACTGATTATTCATAGAATGAATCAATGTTCTGAGCTGAACACACTGTGTTAATCTTTTGTTTCTTTTATTCAGATAGTACCAAAGAAGTGCATATATCAAGTAATGTCAACCAAGATTGAGATCCGTCTTGCAAAAGCAGAGATCATCACATGGACCTCTCTTGAACACGGCAAAGGGCCAGCGGTTTTGCCAAAGCCAGATGTCTCAACAGGTTTTTCTACTTTCTACATTCTTCTTTTTTGGTTTGAGGTTTGAATCACAGTCTCTT is a genomic window containing:
- the LOC106301548 gene encoding protein SGT1 homolog A; its protein translation is MAKELAAQAKEAFVDDDFDVAVDLYSKAIDLDPSCADFFADRAQAYIKLQNFTEAVADAKKAIELDPSLTKAYLRKGTACMKLEEYRTAKTALEKGASIAPSESKFKKLIDECNLRIAEEEKDLVQPPVKVDQTPVPAEPAKPKFRHEYYQKPEEVVVTVFAKGIPKQNVNIDFGEQILSVVIDVPGEEAYHLQPRLFGKIVPKKCIYQVMSTKIEIRLAKAEIITWTSLEHGKGPAVLPKPDVSTEVSVRPAYPSSKKVKDWDKIEAEVKKQEKDEKLEGDAALNKFFREIYSNADEDMRRAMSKSFVESNGTVLSTDWKEVGAKKIESTPPDGMELKKWEI